A genome region from Geodermatophilus bullaregiensis includes the following:
- a CDS encoding DUF6510 family protein, which produces MTDTTDADDRRLDGNAAAGVLSEVLAVDPTTAMVTCAHCGGRAALGAHLLYADAPALVLRCPTCTEVVLRCASDEAGLRLEMSGVLLLSAPPAG; this is translated from the coding sequence ATGACCGACACCACGGACGCCGACGACCGCCGGCTGGACGGGAACGCGGCGGCCGGCGTCCTGTCCGAGGTGCTCGCCGTCGACCCGACGACGGCGATGGTCACCTGCGCGCACTGCGGTGGCCGGGCCGCGCTGGGCGCGCACCTGCTCTACGCCGACGCCCCCGCGCTCGTGCTGCGCTGCCCGACCTGCACGGAGGTGGTCCTGCGGTGCGCCTCCGACGAGGCCGGGCTGCGCCTGGAGATGAGCGGCGTCCTCCTGCTGTCGGCGCCGCCCGCCGGCTGA